TTGTGCAGACACCCTTGTCCTTATTGGTTGCTAAATTGTTGGTAGTGGCAATATTCCTTTCTGTCTTTGCTTTTTCGAGTTGAATTGATTGCTCAAGAAAGAGTCCTTaatgaagaaaaatgattactcgtaaaaaaaaaaagtaaataaaaagggaaaaagaagttgTCCACTAATGAGAATAAGGTGTCTATTTTGCTTCTTGTCCTGTGTTATGGCCCTATTGGATAATTATGCTTATCTCCCTAATTTCCCATTAGCCACATAGAAGCTACTTGGATGTTCTCATTTCATCAATCGCCTCGTTGAAAAGTAGtgagtagtttttttttttaattaaagttaTATAATTCTACTTTACATTTTAACACCACCTCTCAACTCATGGACGGACTTGCGTTTGTAACGTGGCGAAAGCTTTCAAAAAAGTTCGAACTCAATACGTGTTCATGAAGGACAACGTCCATACCAACAATTTggggccaaaattggccggatttaCTCAATCGCAAAACGCGAAAATGTTGAACATTCAatcgggcaaaaaaaaaaaaaaatccaaagtaaACATCACCATCGAGCTCATTTTGCGCCACCcatagcttttttttatttgtcttccTACTATACGGTTTCCGCAAGTTTAAATAATCTTTCTAACCTAATGAAAGCATCTGTCAAAGAAAGAAAGCTGCTGAAGTCAAAGTCAAACCCATTATGATCCAAATCTCCTGCCTGAGCATGCTCTAGGATCTTAATTTTGACTTATAGATAAACAATCCAATTAAACAAACGCCTTCGACGTGATGCATAGCTTCTCAAGCAACTTTTTAAAAGGCAAGATTCTGGTGCACGATCCGTCACCCTCTTTGCCGCCGGCCCGAGTGGACCGATGCATGCATTGTAGTTATATATAGCAAAATGGACATGATAGTTTGCTCCATTGGGACGGGGCTTGGATAGCATTCAACCCACCTGcctcctctccttttctttcccaaATAGTAACTTGCCCTTTGTGTGTACTGTGTTTTGGCCATCACGCTTGATATGTCTCCTTCATATTTCCAAAAGGATGTTGCTGTTATTCATTTGTATCGCATATGATTTTAATAAATATGTAAGAAAAACACATAGGATAGAGTTTTAGGGTTGAGCAAAACCATTTTATTCTTCCCAAACTATTATTCACATTAGTCGTagaataataatgaaaaaaaattgtccaaaaagttttaaaccaaTCGCatctttgccaattcaatcgtaaaccttttaatttgtcaaattagccattaaattttttcattttttttcaattgagtacATTAGGTCAATTTTCACTGAATATCGCCGACGTAAATGCTAGCTATTTTATGTGGCATGATCAGCATCGATGTGGACAAACTTtaacattttattattttttatttgttcctttttttttcctttgctttccttctttacttttttcctttgccaAGCCTCATTGATGGCCGACGGAGGTTGCTGGCCTTAGGCGAGGGCCTCCCTCATTGGCCTTGAGCGAGGGACGCTAGGCCCTTGGGTGGCGAGGGTCGTCCTCGCCCGCGTCGATGGCCGATGGAGGCTtaaagggaaaaaggagaagaaaaaagtaaagaagaaaaatagaagaaaataaaaaaaagggaaaaaagagtacataaataaagaatttgaaaatttattaaaattggtTCACATTGGTGCTGACCTTACCACATAGAAAGGCCTTTGTCCACGTTGGcgctggccaaaattggccgatgaactcagttgaaaaaaaaaacagaaatgaattgacaaaaatataataaatttaagatttttttagataaGTTTCTCGAAGAAAAAGATTAAATATATCTTAACTTCGAGCACGTGTGGGGCCGCCTTCTGTGGCATGAAACCGAGGGTGGCGATGCTGGGTTTCAGACACGTGGACTCCAACCCGATATTGCCCAAGACCGGATTGTTGCCCCGTTGAATCGTCGTCAACTTCAAACGAGCAAAACGTATTTTACAATCATGAGGCCGTGACCGAACTGCAACTAGGGCGAGCAATATGATCTTGACGATGAGCCTAGTGCGTCCAGTGGAATTAGAAACAAGGTACGGATTTTGAGTTTCAGATGTGTCGTCTCTGACCCATAGTGCTAAAGTCTAGTATATATGTTGTACTGACAGATAAGTTTTACGCAACCTTAAATCAGCACATCGGGTTTTACAACCCTCTAGATGAGAGTGAGTCACGACTAGAGCAGACGATAATTGTGCTGACGGAGTTTCCGTGCGGGTTGCCTTCAGTTACATATTAAAATCACTGTGGGATGTTATAAGCTTTGGATATATCTTCGATTCCACATCATCTAAACCTAGATCGTCATACTAAAAAATAAGTCCAGGAGGATGCAAGTGAGCCGCGATGAGAGCTGATTTTATCGTGTCGATGGTGAGCCCGAGCCCATCCAAATTATTTGTTGTTGCCAAACTAATTGTTGGATGTTACGTTCTCTACACTAGTTATTCTTCTTTGTACCACATGACATAACCTGCTAATAAACGGGGATCAAAACACACACCAAGctttatatgaatttttttttagacattACAACATAGTTTGAGAATGAATACATAATTTCTTCGTACAAATCCGACTTGTACGGAAATAAAATGATAAGTACTATTGTATTTAGCAAAGTTTGCGAACGTGACTTGGCGATCTGACTTGTTGAGGGGAGGGAGACAAAGTGTCAAGTTGGATGATTTTAATggtattaaaataattaaatattaaataaaatttttatccaacagcttaagtttttagaatgaTTAACTGCGCTACCATAAATTTAACATGATATCATAATagggggttaaaaaaaaaatcagaataggAGGTCATGGGTTCAAGCCTTTCCAAAGCTACTATTTGTcttcttaaacttttagaatagttggtagTGGTCCCACAAATTATCCAATCGGGTATAATAAACAATAAGGCTAAACTAACTCATGGAAAAGTACCTTTGGTTTTTCATTCATTAGTCATGGATAACTGTAATACTAATAAATCTATTTAGCGATCTATTTCTACAAGCCCAAAGTCAGcccacaacaaaaataaaaaatagaaacaccaagcccaagcccaagacCAATCCAAGCCCAAGTCAACAGCCCGTCAAAGTTTCTGATCAGTTTCTTGTTCATCGGTCTTCTTCCGGAGTCCAAAACCCACCACCACCGTCATCGCCCTTTTCCACCTGCAAGAAGATGGCGACTTCCATGGCGACATTCTCCATCGCCCCGAGCCTGCATCTTCCTTCGAGACGGCACAAGTGAGTAAAGCCTTCTTGTCCCGTTTGATTGTAGTAACGATTCGTTGTCTTTCCACCTCGATGAAAAATTCTCTGTGGGTGGGCAGCAAACTCGCCGCTATTCAGTCCTCGCGGAGGTTCCCCAAAACGGTTCCATGGAGAATCACAGTGGTTTGCGCCGCTTCTCCGTCTGCAGCTGCGGGGAGTTCGAATCCGAACGCGGACTTCAACCCTTACGAGGTTATGGTGCTGTCTTTCAAGTTTCCCTTCTTGCTAACTTTTTCATTTGCGCAAAGTGTACTATGATGGTCACTGCAATAGGGTTTCTAGATTGATGAAGATATCAGTTATTCAGATTACATATGATTGTGACCGCGATATGATTTCACGTACATGTTTTTATTATGATTCTGCCATGCTCGCAAGCTCCATTATCTGTTGTCAATATATGGTGAAGTCAGTACAATTGACGTGATTTTCGCTTTTTTCGGAAAAACTTTATCACCAGATAGAACCGGCTGCGCGATGCAATGTGCCACCCGCACTTCTCTCTGACATCGTTTGTTCGTTGATCCTGAATCTATCAGAGCCATACTCTATTTCTAACTTCTCGTCCATTTGCGCAAATTCCCAGCAGTTGGCTCAGTTTCACTCTCTGCCCTGCATTTAATATCAGAAGTCACAGATTTTAGCCTTTTGCCCTGCGTTTGGAAACCACAGTCCTCACTCGAGAGCCTTCCCTGGTCATCATTTTAAGTATTCCCCTGGTTCTGAATCGATCAGAGCCATACCCCATTTCTGGCTTCTCGTCTATTTGCATAAATTCGCAGCAGTGGGCTCGGTTTTTCCCTCTGCACTGCTTTTTGTGTCAGAAGTCTTAAGATTTTAGCCTTTGCACTGCATTTTGAAGCCAGTCTTCTACTCCAGAGCCTTCCCTGGTCATCATTTTGAGTATTCCATCTCTGGTCGACAACCTATCATCGGAGATAGATTATGATGCTTGCCCTCAACCGGAGGGACTGTGGTGTGACCATAATATGAAAGAGAAAACAATGATAAGTCATGTTGAATTTTTGGTCACTTGAAGCAAATGCAACCAATGGACAGACTTAATTgcaatttgcaaaagttttacGATTTGATAGCATTTAGGTACTATTTGAAATcttaaggatttgattgcactacTGCTacaaggtttaagacttttggtGGACTTAGCATATTTGCTCATTGTTTAATGGAAATGTCTGCTAATTCCTTGTTCTTGATTCAGGTTTTGGGAGTGAGTCCCATTGAGGGATTTGACATGATTAAAGCAGCATATACAAAGAAACGGAAGGATGCAGAgagaagaggtgatgaagctgcTGTTTCCCAAGTATGTCTCAATTGTATTTTGAGTTGCAATCAAAACATTATAATTTACTTACTATACCTTTGGTTATTGGGGATTAATGATGTTTCAGCTAGAAAAAGCATATGACAAGGTGATGATGGCTCAATTAAGCAACAGGAAAAAGGGTGTCACATTTGGTTCTTTCAAGGTATGTTAGCCATTGTGCCTGGATTGTATGTTCTATGTCTGTTTAAAATGCATggagtgaaagagagagaatttatgTGACTCTCTTTTGCTTGATTGCTCCTAAATAGGTCTCGAAGGATATCAAATATGCTGATAAGCAACCCATTGTACCGTGGGGACCAAGGTTTGTTTTCATCATTTCATCAGTGCATTTTCCTGTGAGGAATAGATTATTGGTGGAAGAGCTTCTTTATCATTGTTCTCGAA
The genomic region above belongs to Rhodamnia argentea isolate NSW1041297 chromosome 6, ASM2092103v1, whole genome shotgun sequence and contains:
- the LOC115734145 gene encoding uncharacterized protein LOC115734145; its protein translation is MATSMATFSIAPSLHLPSRRHNKLAAIQSSRRFPKTVPWRITVVCAASPSAAAGSSNPNADFNPYEVLGVSPIEGFDMIKAAYTKKRKDAERRGDEAAVSQLEKAYDKVMMAQLSNRKKGVTFGSFKVSKDIKYADKQPIVPWGPRFTKSSVQDMRINMAISAVFTAWSLIKRNAEYKPLQFLAFVFVYRIFEKLKSFEPPVSPTFTEEGEEDPARGMRMGKRLLRSLALVFGCIAFSSLAYTGLLNIIEYVGSYIPAFLYNNQELLVTTSTAIFLYIMASYYR